The Raphanus sativus cultivar WK10039 chromosome 2, ASM80110v3, whole genome shotgun sequence genome includes a region encoding these proteins:
- the LOC108829676 gene encoding E2F transcription factor-like E2FE: MSDLPPEKPNMELSSSCSMPGSSSSSLHHSYSRKQKSLGLLCTNFLALYNRHGIETIGLDDASSKLGVERRRIYDIVNVLESVGVLTRRAKNQYTWKGFSAIPAALKELQEEGAKDTFHRFYTNENVKGSDDEDDEEESSSQPLSSSQTDTSKPASSPLPDSSKIDNRREKSLGLLTQNFIKLFICSQATIISLDEAAKLLLGDAHNTSIMRTKVRRLYDIANVLSSMNLIEKTHTLDSRKPAFKWLGYNGEPTFTLSSDLMMQAESKKRVFGTDLSNVSVKRSKTHDSATERSLKMKQHAIAESSYNRIFDALGSRGYEFGPFAPATGTYPTAPLEDNSKRAFDVQNLVSDYRPSYQNQVLKDLFGHYMDAWKSWYTEVTQKNPLPDTSQHH, translated from the exons ATGTCAGATCTGCCGCCGGAAAAACCGAACATGGAGCTCTCATCATCGTGTTCCATGCCGggatcttcttcctcctctctaCACCATTCCTACAGTCGGAAGCAGAAATCTCTGGGCCTTCTTTGTACCAA TTTCTTAGCTCTGTACAATCGGCATGGAATCGAAACGATTGGACTCGATGACGCCTCCTCAAAATTAG GAGTTGAGAGACGGAGAATCTATGATATCGTTAATGTTCTCGAGAGTGTTGGG gttTTAACAAGAAGAGCCAAGAATCAGTATACATGGAAAGGGTTTTCCGCTATTCCAGCAGCGTTAAAGGAGCTCCAA GAAGAAGGTGCCAAAGACACTTTTCACCGTTTTTATACCAATGAGAATGTCAAA GGATCTGATGATGAGGATGACGAAGAAGAGTCGTCTTCTCAGCCTCTTTCTAGTAGTCAGACTGATACCTCAAAACCTGCCTCCTCTCCTCTTCCCGATTCCTCCAAAATAG ATAATCGTCGAGAGAAATCTTTAGGACTTCTTACTCAGAACTTCATCAAGCTCTTTATTTGCTCTCAA GCTACGATCATCTCCCTGGATGAGGCTGCAAAATTACTGCTTGGAGATGCCCACAATACATCTATAATGAGAA CCAAAGTGAGGCGGCTTTATGACATTGCAAATGTCTTGTCATCAATGAATCTCATTGAGAAG ACTCACACCTTAGATTCCAGAAAACCAGCTTTCAAATGGTTAGGATACAATGGTGAGCCTACTTTCACTCTCAGCAGCGATTTGATGATGCAAGCCGAATCAAAGAAAAGAGTTTTCGGTACTGATCTTTCTAACGTCAGTGTCAAGAGAAGCAAAACCCATGACAGTGCTACAGAGAGGAGTCTGAAGATGAAACAACACGCAATAGCAGAGAGCTCTTATAACAGAATCTTTGATGCTCTGGGATCAAGAGGTTATGAGTTTGGTCCTTTTGCACCAGCCACTGGTACATATCCAACTGCTCCTCTGGAGGATAACTCCAAGAGAGCTTTTGATGTTCAGAATCTGGTTTCGGATTACCGGCCCTCTTACCAAAACCAAG TTTTGAAAGACCTCTTTGGACATTACATGGACGCTTGGAAGTCATGGTACACCGAAGTCACCCAGAAGAATCCATTACCAGATACCTCACAACACCATTAG
- the LOC108835456 gene encoding uncharacterized protein LOC108835456: MRVGNGQTCRFWTENWSPYGSLETFLLGNSQSRLGIARDATLADLNLEGNWMLPPARTQEQLQVQIYLTTVLLTEDNDCYEWLLEDQPTQRYNTSAVYSFLVWLFTLNRCPTRDRLLGWGLQTDATCLLCNSADESRDHLLFQCSYSWDLWSVVASKCELQPQRQWDATLLQLQNLTGSRNMKQLTLLGCQAVVYWI; this comes from the coding sequence ATGCGGGTGGGTAATGGTCAGACGTGTCGGTTTTGGACAGAAAATTGGTCGCCATATGGTTCCTTGGAGACCTTCTTACTTGGAAACTCTCAGTCAAGACTAGGAATCGCCAGAGATGCAACTCTTGCAGACCTTAATTTGGAGGGGAATTGGATGCTACCGCCTGCCAGAACTCAAGAGCAACTACAAGTTCAGATTTATTTAACAACTGTCCTTCTCACCGAAGACAATGACTGCTATGAATGGTTACTAGAAGATCAGCCTACTCAGAGGTACAACACAAGTGCTGTCTATAGTTTCCTTGTCTGGCTCTTCACTCTTAATAGATGCCCTACTCGTGACCGCTTGTTAGGATGGGGACTGCAAACTGACGCGACTTGTCTTCTCTGCAATTCTGCTGATGAGTCTAGAGATCACCTTCTATTTCAGTGTTCCTACTCTTGGGATCTTTGGTCTGTAGTTGCATCAAAATGTGAGTTACAACCACAGAGACAATGGGATGCTACTTTATTGCAATTGCAGAATCTAACTGGAAGTAGGAACATGAAGCAACTAACGTTATTGGGATGTCAAGCGGTGGTCTACTGGATTTGA
- the LOC108834915 gene encoding two-component response regulator ARR5: MAEVLRPEKLDISNDTSSLASPELLHVLAVDDSIVDRKFIERLLRVSSCKVTVVDSATRALQYLGLDGDNSSVGFQDLKINLIMTDYSMPGMTGYELLKKIKESSVFREIPVVIMSSENILPRIDRCLEEGAEDFLLKPVKLADVKRLRDSLMKAEERVFKNIMHKRELEANDIFSQLKRAKI, translated from the exons ATGGCGGAGGTTTTGCGTCCGGAGAAGTTGGACATATCCAACGACACTTCTTCCTTGGCATCGCCGGAGCTTCTTCACGTTCTCGCCGTCGATGACAGCATCGTCGACCGTAAATTCATAGAGCGATTGCTCAGAGTATCTTCTTGCAAAG TTACTGTTGTCGATAGCGCGACAAGAGCTTTGCAGTACCTTGGATTAGATGGAGACAACAGTTCTGTTGGATTTCAG GATCTGAAGATTAATCTGATAATGACGGACTACTCTATGCCTGGGATGACTGGTTACGAACTACTGAAGAAGATCAAA GAATCATCAGTTTTCAGAGAAATACCGGTTGTGATTATGTCCTCAGAGAACATCTTGCCTCGTATCGATAG atgtCTTGAAGAAGGTGCTGAAGATTTCTTATTGAAGCCTGTGAAGTTGGCTGATgttaagagattaagagattctTTAATGAAAGCTGAGGAAAGAGTATTCAAGAATATTATGCACAAGAGGGAGCTAGAAGCTAATGATATCTTCTCGCAGCTAAAACGCGCAAAGATCTGA